Within the Clostridium scatologenes genome, the region GATGGGCTTACAGGTGAAAATGGAGGATTAGATTTGGTTTCTAGAGGGATATTGGATGGGACTTTTACTTGTTCAACAGGAGGTAAAGAGGCACTTGAGTGTGCTTTAAATATTCTAAATAAAAAAAATAAAATCCAGAAAAAAATAATATTAAAAAGTGATAAGATTACAAAAAATAATGTGAATGAATATTTAAATAATAAATTTAAATATTTGAGGGATAATTCTAAATCGCAAAAGATAATTTCAATTCCTTAAAGATTTTATGATATATCTATTTATGTTACAAATAAACTTTAAAGTATAAAAAATAACCTCATATTACCAATACAGTAAAAATAAAACATGATATCATTATATTGTAATATAAATGATTAGTTATGGGGGGATTGGAAAATGAAATTTAAAAAGTTAGCGGCATTGGCAAGTAGTGTAATTCTTGCAACATCCATATTTGCAGGATGTGGAGGAAGTTCAGGTTCTACTAGTACAAGCAGTAGTAATGATTCAAGCAAGAAAAAAATTGTACTAGGTTTTGCTCAGGTTGTAGCTGAAAGTGGTTGGAGGACTGCTGAAACAAATTCAATAAAGGAAATACCAAAGCTAGACCCAAATGTTGAGCTGAAATTTTCAGATGGACAACAAAAGCAAGAGAATCAAATAAAGGCTATAAGATCGTTTATAGCTCAAAAAGTTAACATAATAGCTTTGGATCCAGTTGTTGAAACAGGTTGGGATACAGTATTAAAAGAAGCAAAAGATGCTAAAATACCAGTTATAATAGTTGATAGAGGGGTAAAGGTTTCAGATGAATCTCTTTATACTTGTTTCTTAGGTTCAGATATGGAGGAAGAAGGAAAAAGAGCTGCAAAGCTTATAATAGACCACTTTGGTAAAGATGCAAAACTTAATATAGCTGAACTGCAAGGAACTGTTGGTTCTAGTGCGATGGTTGGACGTCAAAAAGGATTTAATGAAACTATTAAAGATTATCCTAATTACAAAATAATAAAATCACAAACAGGCGATTTTACACGTGCAAAGGGTAAAGAAGTTATGGAAGCCTTCTTGAAATCAGATGGAGATAAGATCAATGTATTATGGTCTCATAATGATGATATGGGCGTTGGAGCTATCCAAGCTATAGAAGAATATGGTAAAAAACCAGGAAAAGACATTTTTATAGTTTCAGTAGATGGTATTAAAGATATGTTCCAAATGATGGCTGATGGAAAATCTAATGGTATAGTTGAATGTAATCCGCTTTTAGGACCTCAGTTATTAGAAACTGCTAAAGCTGTAGCAGCAGGCCAAAAGGTAGAGAAAAATATAAAATCAAAGGAAAGTGTTTTTACACAGGATCAAGCTAAAAAAGAATTACCTAATAGAAAATATTAATTATAAGTTCTTAATTACAAGAGCTTGGATGCTTTAATAGTATCCAGCTCTTATATTATAAACTTTTTTAACATATTTTGTTCCAAGGGAGGGAGAATTTTAATGCTGAATAATAATGTAATTTTGGAAATGAAGAATATTTCTAAGTCGTTTCCTGGAGTAAAAGCTCTTTCAAATGTAAATTTTCAGCTAAGAAAAGGTGAAATTCATACACTTATGGGGGAAAATGGAGCAGGTAAGTCGACACTTATTAAAGTTCTTACAGGAGTTTATGAAATAGATGAAGGCAATATAACTTTGAATGGAGAAGAAATTAAAGTTACATCTACAAAGGAGGCACAGGAACATGGAATAAGTACTGTTTATCAGGAAATAAATTTATGTTCTAATTTGAGTGTAGCTGAAAACATTTATATTGGACGTGAACCAAAGAAAAGGGGAAGTATTGACTGGAGCACAATTAATAAGAATGCAGCAAAGTTACTTGAAGAAAGGTTAAATTTAAAAATAGATGTAAAAAAAATATTATCATCTTATTCTGTTGCAATTCAACAAATGGTTGCAATTGCACGTGCTGTTGATATTTCAAGGGGTATATTGATACTTGATGAACCTACATCAAGCTTGGACGATAACGAAGTAAAAAAATTATTTGAAGTAATGAGAAAACTAAAGTCTGAAGGTATGTCTATGATATTTGTAACTCATTTCTTGGATCAGGTTTATGAAATATCGGATAGAATAACTGTACTTAGAAATGGTAATTTGATTGGAACATATGATGCTGAAAAACTTACTCGTATAGATTTAGTATCTAAAATGATTGGAAAAGATTTAGAAGAAATGAATAAACTCAATAATTCAATAAAAAAGTCAAATGCACAATCAGAAACAGAATATTTAGTAAAGACTCATGAATTGGGAAGAAAGGGAACAATGGAACCTTTTAATGTAGAAATTAAATCTGGAGAAGTTCTTGGATTTGCAGGATTACTTGGTTCAGGAAGAACTGAAACTGCTAAATTGATATTTGGTA harbors:
- a CDS encoding ABC transporter substrate-binding protein codes for the protein MKFKKLAALASSVILATSIFAGCGGSSGSTSTSSSNDSSKKKIVLGFAQVVAESGWRTAETNSIKEIPKLDPNVELKFSDGQQKQENQIKAIRSFIAQKVNIIALDPVVETGWDTVLKEAKDAKIPVIIVDRGVKVSDESLYTCFLGSDMEEEGKRAAKLIIDHFGKDAKLNIAELQGTVGSSAMVGRQKGFNETIKDYPNYKIIKSQTGDFTRAKGKEVMEAFLKSDGDKINVLWSHNDDMGVGAIQAIEEYGKKPGKDIFIVSVDGIKDMFQMMADGKSNGIVECNPLLGPQLLETAKAVAAGQKVEKNIKSKESVFTQDQAKKELPNRKY
- a CDS encoding sugar ABC transporter ATP-binding protein — protein: MLNNNVILEMKNISKSFPGVKALSNVNFQLRKGEIHTLMGENGAGKSTLIKVLTGVYEIDEGNITLNGEEIKVTSTKEAQEHGISTVYQEINLCSNLSVAENIYIGREPKKRGSIDWSTINKNAAKLLEERLNLKIDVKKILSSYSVAIQQMVAIARAVDISRGILILDEPTSSLDDNEVKKLFEVMRKLKSEGMSMIFVTHFLDQVYEISDRITVLRNGNLIGTYDAEKLTRIDLVSKMIGKDLEEMNKLNNSIKKSNAQSETEYLVKTHELGRKGTMEPFNVEIKSGEVLGFAGLLGSGRTETAKLIFGIDKSDHGTITISGKEYSYIYPQKAIEQGFGFCPEDRKVAGVVGDLTIRENIILALQAKRGIFKYLPMKKQKEIAQKYIDLLSIKTPSMEQKINNLSGGNQQKVILARWLATDPKLLILDEPTRGIDVGAKGEIQKLILRLAESGMTILFISSELQEIVRCCDRIFVLRDRKIIGELVGDYIQEDNIMKTIAEGGEGNYAS